A single Triticum dicoccoides isolate Atlit2015 ecotype Zavitan chromosome 2A, WEW_v2.0, whole genome shotgun sequence DNA region contains:
- the LOC119352473 gene encoding cysteine proteinase inhibitor 8-like, producing MRTTSILVVIVATVMYATSASATCCGDSMGHQLWHTTVEDGWEPIVNINDDHIQELGDWAVLEFNKHVNCTVKFNKVLSGRQKHVSGMNYELIIDVTHFGGEDGNYKAELYEQELTKKRQLLSFTKVK from the coding sequence ATGAGGACAACCAGCATCCTCGTTGTCATTGTTGCCACGGTCATGTATGCTACTAGCGCATCGGCCACGTGTTGTGGAGATTCGATGGGACATCAATTATGGCACACGACAGTAGAGGATGGGTGGGAGCCAATCGTGAACATAAATGATGACCACATCCAGGAGCTCGGTGATTGGGCGGTGTTGGAGTTCAACAAGCATGTGAACTGCACAGTCAAGTTCAACAAGGTGTTGAGCGgccgacaaaaacatgtgtccggcATGAACTACGAGCTCATTATCGATGTGACACACTTTGGTGGGGAAGACGGTAACTACAAGGCGGAGCTGTACGAGCAGGAGTTGACGAAAAAACGCCAGCTCCTCTCCTTTACCAAAGTGAAATAG